One stretch of Lemur catta isolate mLemCat1 chromosome 2, mLemCat1.pri, whole genome shotgun sequence DNA includes these proteins:
- the GABBR1 gene encoding gamma-aminobutyric acid type B receptor subunit 1 isoform X4: MPGEHGKVGPEKCDPGQATKYLYELLYNDPIKIILMPGCSSVSTLVAEAARMWNLIVLSYGSSSPALSNRQRFPTFFRTHPSATLHNPTRVKLFEKWGWKKIATIQQTTEVFTSTLDDLEERVKEAGIEITFRQSFFSDPAVPVKNLKRQDARIIVGLFYETEARKVFCEVYKERLFGKKYVWFLIGWYADNWFKTYDPSINCTVDEMTQAVEGHITTEIVMLNPANTRSISNMTSQEFVEKLTKRLKRHPEETGGFQEAPLAYDAIWALALALNKTSGAGGRAGVRLEDFNYNNQTITDQIYRAMNSSSFEGVSGHVVFDASGSRMAWTLIEQLQGGSYKKIGYYDSTKDDLSWSRTDKWIGGSPPADQTLVIKTFRFLSQKLFISVSVLSSLGIVLAVVCLSFNIYNSHVRYIQNSQPNLNNLTAVGCSLALAAVFPLGLDGYHIGRNQFPFVCQARLWLLGLGFSLGYGSMFTKIWWVHTVFTKKEEKKEWRKTLEPWKLYATVGLLVGMDVLTLAIWQIVDPLHRTIETFAKEEPKEDIDVSILPQLEHCSSKKMNTWLGIFYGYKGLLLLLGIFLAYETKSVSTEKINDHRAVGMAIYNVAVLCLITAPVTMILSSQQDAAFAFASLAIVFSSYITLVVLFVPKMRRLITRGEWQSEAQDTMKTGSSTNNNEEEKSRLLEKENRELEKIIAEKEERVSELRHQLQSRQQLRSRRHPPTPPDPSGGLPRGPPEPPDRLSCDGSRVHLLYNETRTTTVTTAAAHFSMGRMQGPD; this comes from the exons ATGCCGGGAGAGCACGGGAAGGTGGGACCTGAGAAG TGTGACCCAGGCCAAGCCACCAAGTACCTGTATGAGCTGCTCTACAACGACCCGATCAAGATCATCCTTATGCCTGGCTGCAGCTCTGTGTCCACGCTGGTGGCCGAGGCTGCCAGGATGTGGAACCTCATTGTG CTTTCCTACGGCTCGAGCTCACCAGCCCTGTCGAACCGGCAGCGTTTCCCCACATTCTTCCGAACGCATCCATCGGCCACACTGCACAACCCCACCCGTGTGAAGCTCTTTGAGAAGTGGGGCTGGAAGAAGATTGCCACCATCCAGCAGACCACGGAGGTCTTCACTTCG ACTCTGGACGACCTGGAGGAACGAGTGAAGGAGGCTGGGATCGAGATTACTTTCCGCCAGAGTTTCTTCTCAGATCCAGCTGTGCCCGTCAAAAACCTTAAG CGCCAGGATGCCCGAATCATCGTGGGACTTTTCTATGAGACTGAAGCCCGGAAAGTGTTTTGTGAG GTGTACAAGGAGCGTCTCTTCGGGAAGAAGTATGTCTGGTTCCTCATCGGGTGGTACGCTGACAACTGGTTCAAGACCTATGACCCGTCTATCAACTGCACAGTGGACGAGATGACCCAGGCGGTGGAGGGGCACATCACCACCGAGATTGTCATGCTGAACCCTGCCAATACCCGCAGCATCTCCAACATG ACCTCCCAGGAATTTGTGGAGAAACTAACCAAGCGCCTGAAAAGACACCCTGAGGAGACAGGAGGCTTCCAGGAGGCACCGCTGGCCTACGATGCCATCTGGGCGTTGGCGCTGGCCCTGAACAAGACATCTGGAGCGGGTGGCCGGGCCGGAGTGCGCCTGGAGGACTTCAACTACAACAACCAGACCATCACTGACCAGATCTACCGGGCAATGAACTCCTCGTCCTTTGAGGGTGTCTCT ggCCACGTGGTGTTTGATGCCAGCGGCTCTCGGATGGCGTGGACGCTCATCGAGCAGCTGCAGG GTGGCAGCTACAAGAAGATAGGCTACTATGACAGCACCAAGGATGACCTCTCCTGGTCTAGAACCGATAAGTGGATTG GAGGGTCCCCCCCGGCTGACCAGACCCTGGTCATCAAGACATTCCGCTTCCTGTCACAGAAACTCTTTATCTCCGTCTCGGttctctccagcctgggcatcgtCCTAGCTGTTGTCTGTCTGTCCTTTAACATCTACAACTCACATGTGCG TTATATCCAGAACTCACAGCCCAACCTGAACAACCTGACGGCCGTGGGCTGCTCGCTGGCGCTGGCTGCTGTCTTCCCCCTGGGCCTGGATGGCTACCACATCGGCAGGAACCAGTTCCCCTTCGTCTGCCAG GCCCGCCTCTGGCTCCTGGGCCTGGGCTTTAGTCTGGGCTACGGCTCCATGTTCACCAAGATCTGGTGGGTCCACACGGTCTTcacaaagaaggaggaaaagaaggagtgGAGGAAG ACCCTGGAGCCCTGGAAGCTGTATGCCACGGTGGGCCTGCTGGTGGGCATGGATGTCCTCACACTCGCCATCTGGCAGATCGTGGATCCTTTGCACCGGACCATTGAG ACGTTTGCCAAGGAGGAACCAAAGGAAGACATTGACGTCTCTATCCTGCCCCAGCTGGAGCACTGCAGCTCCAAGAAGATGAACACGTGGCTCG GCATTTTCTACGGTTACaaggggctgctgctgctgctgggaatCTTTCTTGCTTACGAGACCAAGAGTGTGTCCACTGAGAAGATCAACGACCACCGAGCTGTGGGCATGGCCATCTACAACGTGGCG GTCCTGTGCCTCATCACTGCCCCTGTCACCATGATTCTGTCCAGCCAGCAGGACGCAGCCTTCGCCTTTGCCTCTCTTGCCATCGTTTTCTCCTCCTACATTACTCTGGTTGTGCTCTTTGTGCCCAAG atGCGCAGGCTGATCACCCGAGGGGAGTGGCAGTCCGAGGCGCAGGACACCATGAAGACAGGGTCGTCCACCAACAACAACGAGGAGGAGAAGTCCCGGCTGCTGGAGAAGGAGAACCGTGAACTGGAGAAGATCATTGCTGAG AAAGAGGAGCGCGTCTCGGAACTGCGCCATCAGCTCCAGTCTCGGCAGCAGCTGCGCTCCCGGCGCCACCCCCCGACGCCCCCAGACCCCTCTGGCGGCTTGCCCAGGGGGCCCCCTGAGCCCCCCGACCGGCTTAGCTGTGATGGGAGCCGAGTCCACTTGCTTTACAA TGAGACGAGGACAACAACAGTGACGACAGCAGCAGCGCATTTCTCCATGGGGCGGATGCAAGGACCAGACTGA
- the GABBR1 gene encoding gamma-aminobutyric acid type B receptor subunit 1 isoform X5, translated as MPGEHGKCDPGQATKYLYELLYNDPIKIILMPGCSSVSTLVAEAARMWNLIVLSYGSSSPALSNRQRFPTFFRTHPSATLHNPTRVKLFEKWGWKKIATIQQTTEVFTSTLDDLEERVKEAGIEITFRQSFFSDPAVPVKNLKRQDARIIVGLFYETEARKVFCEVYKERLFGKKYVWFLIGWYADNWFKTYDPSINCTVDEMTQAVEGHITTEIVMLNPANTRSISNMTSQEFVEKLTKRLKRHPEETGGFQEAPLAYDAIWALALALNKTSGAGGRAGVRLEDFNYNNQTITDQIYRAMNSSSFEGVSGHVVFDASGSRMAWTLIEQLQGGSYKKIGYYDSTKDDLSWSRTDKWIGGSPPADQTLVIKTFRFLSQKLFISVSVLSSLGIVLAVVCLSFNIYNSHVRYIQNSQPNLNNLTAVGCSLALAAVFPLGLDGYHIGRNQFPFVCQARLWLLGLGFSLGYGSMFTKIWWVHTVFTKKEEKKEWRKTLEPWKLYATVGLLVGMDVLTLAIWQIVDPLHRTIETFAKEEPKEDIDVSILPQLEHCSSKKMNTWLGIFYGYKGLLLLLGIFLAYETKSVSTEKINDHRAVGMAIYNVAVLCLITAPVTMILSSQQDAAFAFASLAIVFSSYITLVVLFVPKMRRLITRGEWQSEAQDTMKTGSSTNNNEEEKSRLLEKENRELEKIIAEKEERVSELRHQLQSRQQLRSRRHPPTPPDPSGGLPRGPPEPPDRLSCDGSRVHLLYNETRTTTVTTAAAHFSMGRMQGPD; from the exons ATGCCGGGAGAGCACGGGAAG TGTGACCCAGGCCAAGCCACCAAGTACCTGTATGAGCTGCTCTACAACGACCCGATCAAGATCATCCTTATGCCTGGCTGCAGCTCTGTGTCCACGCTGGTGGCCGAGGCTGCCAGGATGTGGAACCTCATTGTG CTTTCCTACGGCTCGAGCTCACCAGCCCTGTCGAACCGGCAGCGTTTCCCCACATTCTTCCGAACGCATCCATCGGCCACACTGCACAACCCCACCCGTGTGAAGCTCTTTGAGAAGTGGGGCTGGAAGAAGATTGCCACCATCCAGCAGACCACGGAGGTCTTCACTTCG ACTCTGGACGACCTGGAGGAACGAGTGAAGGAGGCTGGGATCGAGATTACTTTCCGCCAGAGTTTCTTCTCAGATCCAGCTGTGCCCGTCAAAAACCTTAAG CGCCAGGATGCCCGAATCATCGTGGGACTTTTCTATGAGACTGAAGCCCGGAAAGTGTTTTGTGAG GTGTACAAGGAGCGTCTCTTCGGGAAGAAGTATGTCTGGTTCCTCATCGGGTGGTACGCTGACAACTGGTTCAAGACCTATGACCCGTCTATCAACTGCACAGTGGACGAGATGACCCAGGCGGTGGAGGGGCACATCACCACCGAGATTGTCATGCTGAACCCTGCCAATACCCGCAGCATCTCCAACATG ACCTCCCAGGAATTTGTGGAGAAACTAACCAAGCGCCTGAAAAGACACCCTGAGGAGACAGGAGGCTTCCAGGAGGCACCGCTGGCCTACGATGCCATCTGGGCGTTGGCGCTGGCCCTGAACAAGACATCTGGAGCGGGTGGCCGGGCCGGAGTGCGCCTGGAGGACTTCAACTACAACAACCAGACCATCACTGACCAGATCTACCGGGCAATGAACTCCTCGTCCTTTGAGGGTGTCTCT ggCCACGTGGTGTTTGATGCCAGCGGCTCTCGGATGGCGTGGACGCTCATCGAGCAGCTGCAGG GTGGCAGCTACAAGAAGATAGGCTACTATGACAGCACCAAGGATGACCTCTCCTGGTCTAGAACCGATAAGTGGATTG GAGGGTCCCCCCCGGCTGACCAGACCCTGGTCATCAAGACATTCCGCTTCCTGTCACAGAAACTCTTTATCTCCGTCTCGGttctctccagcctgggcatcgtCCTAGCTGTTGTCTGTCTGTCCTTTAACATCTACAACTCACATGTGCG TTATATCCAGAACTCACAGCCCAACCTGAACAACCTGACGGCCGTGGGCTGCTCGCTGGCGCTGGCTGCTGTCTTCCCCCTGGGCCTGGATGGCTACCACATCGGCAGGAACCAGTTCCCCTTCGTCTGCCAG GCCCGCCTCTGGCTCCTGGGCCTGGGCTTTAGTCTGGGCTACGGCTCCATGTTCACCAAGATCTGGTGGGTCCACACGGTCTTcacaaagaaggaggaaaagaaggagtgGAGGAAG ACCCTGGAGCCCTGGAAGCTGTATGCCACGGTGGGCCTGCTGGTGGGCATGGATGTCCTCACACTCGCCATCTGGCAGATCGTGGATCCTTTGCACCGGACCATTGAG ACGTTTGCCAAGGAGGAACCAAAGGAAGACATTGACGTCTCTATCCTGCCCCAGCTGGAGCACTGCAGCTCCAAGAAGATGAACACGTGGCTCG GCATTTTCTACGGTTACaaggggctgctgctgctgctgggaatCTTTCTTGCTTACGAGACCAAGAGTGTGTCCACTGAGAAGATCAACGACCACCGAGCTGTGGGCATGGCCATCTACAACGTGGCG GTCCTGTGCCTCATCACTGCCCCTGTCACCATGATTCTGTCCAGCCAGCAGGACGCAGCCTTCGCCTTTGCCTCTCTTGCCATCGTTTTCTCCTCCTACATTACTCTGGTTGTGCTCTTTGTGCCCAAG atGCGCAGGCTGATCACCCGAGGGGAGTGGCAGTCCGAGGCGCAGGACACCATGAAGACAGGGTCGTCCACCAACAACAACGAGGAGGAGAAGTCCCGGCTGCTGGAGAAGGAGAACCGTGAACTGGAGAAGATCATTGCTGAG AAAGAGGAGCGCGTCTCGGAACTGCGCCATCAGCTCCAGTCTCGGCAGCAGCTGCGCTCCCGGCGCCACCCCCCGACGCCCCCAGACCCCTCTGGCGGCTTGCCCAGGGGGCCCCCTGAGCCCCCCGACCGGCTTAGCTGTGATGGGAGCCGAGTCCACTTGCTTTACAA TGAGACGAGGACAACAACAGTGACGACAGCAGCAGCGCATTTCTCCATGGGGCGGATGCAAGGACCAGACTGA